TGTTTGGCGGGGCGGGATTGTACTGCCAAGGGGTGATCTTTGGCTTGATCGCGGATGGGCGGTTGTATTTTCGCGTGGATGAGGAGTCGCGCGGCCCCTACGAGGCGGCGGGGATGAGTTTTTTTGTGCCTTGGCCCGAAAAAGTCATCAACGATAAGCCGCAACATGCCATGCGTAGCTACTACGAAGTCCCGCCCCGCATTGAACGCAGCCCGGAGGAACTATGCCAATGGGCCAGTACGGCCCTGGCAATTGCCCAAAAAAACAGCAAGGTAAGGAAAAAATCCACCCCAAAGCGCAAAAACGCAAACAATTCCAGCCGCACCACAAAGCGCAAAAGTTCAACCAAACAAAAAAGCCTCTCCAAGCGAAAAAGTCAGCTCCCAATGCAAATAAAATCCCAACCACGAAAAAGGCCCGGATTGGAATAAAATTGTTCCGGCCAAGCTGAAAAAAGAGGCATTTTAGCTCTTGCCGCCAGCGCTAGCTGATTCAAGGTCAGCGAAATTTGCCGCTGAATTGCGCCAGGATTGCGCAGGAATGTGTCATGAGAAGCAATTTCCATCCCACATACGAAAAAAACCACCTTGCCGCATCCCTTTCTGCCCCGAAACAAAAGGGATTAGGCTGGCAAGGTGGTTCATAAATGTGGGCTTCACACCCAATTCAAAAATATAACTAAGCATAACTCAACTAATCGTTTTGCAAATTTAACACATTTTGTAGGTCCAAACCGGCAAAAAACCGGCAAGTTGCGATTTTTGCGCATCCGGTTTAGGATATTTACACGACTGAATGCTTCGTTTGTGTCGATCTCCTGCGGCCCTGGTGAGAATTAAGAGGCAACCATGCCGACAGTAACGCCCCTGGGAGACAAACTCCGCCACCTGCGTGTCGCCCACGGCCTAAAGCAATTGGAGTTGGCCTTGCGCGCGGGAGTTTCCGAGCGAACGGTGCGTTCCGCGGAAAAAGGTGTGCCAATACGCTACGACCTGCTGGAGTTTCTGGCGATCGCCCTGGGGGTGCCGCTGCACGAAGTTTCGGTCCCCTCTAGCGAATTAAATGAGCTGCTGCGGTGGCGAAAGAATTGTCAAATTCTTATGGATTCCGCGAAAGAAGCATTGCTCGAACGCAAGCCTACCATCCTTTTGGATGTCGCCCATCCCAACTTGGCGATTTATTATTTTGGAGCGTTGCGGCGGGTAGAATCCATCAACGAAATGTTGGGGGAGTATCATGGGCGGGACGGCATCCACCAATTCATAGAAAACGCCGACCGTTTTTGGGAAAAATCCCAGACGGGTTTGATCACGATGGAGTCACCCGCCGGGTCGGGGGATACGGTGCAACTGGGGGGATATCACGAGTTTTTACAAGACGATGGCCAGAGCATTTGGGGACGATACTCGCTGATCGCAGATTTTGACGGAGGGGCGCTACGCTCGCTGCAAGGAATTATGGTGCCAGGCACCCCGCAACAATAAGAGTTGTAACTATGTAGCGGCATTCGCCAGAATGCCGAAAAACCCTCGTATTGCAAACATTTACACGCCACCCCGCCGCATGCGCAGAAATGATTACCATTTTGTAATTTCAATATTTTGCTTGAATAGCGCTTTGCCACCATTATACTACTGATGCGTATGTTTACTGATCAGTTTACGCCCACGCACCGGTTTTTGTATAATTCCGCAGTTTTCAACAGGGAATCCGCTCATGAATCGCAGCTTTGCAATTGTACTTTGGTGCTGGACGACTTTCATGGTGGCGCCGCTCTGGCTAGCTAGCTCTCGTCCCGCGAACGCCAGCCTGGTTTATTCAAACGACTTTGAAAGCAATACGACGGGCTTTACGAACGCGGGCGTGCTGCCGGCACTGACACGGACGAACCTTCCCACTGATGGAGGCGGATTAGCCTCGCCGAATCAATCGCAGTGGCTGGGCCGCCTGGGTCATAATATTGCCAAGAGCACCGCGAATAAAGAAATTGTGAACCTGTCTGTTGCGGGACTGACACCGGGGCAGTCGTATATCGTCGCCTTTGATTTGCTCATCGGCGCGTCCTGGGACGGGGCGGCTAACGGTTACGGCACCGATGCCTGGTACTTTTCTGTTAATGGCACGCGGCTGGTGGACACCATGTTCTCTAACGGAGACCAAGGCCGGGACTACGGCGCGTATTCTCCCCAGCGTTACAGCGATACGCATTTTGCCGACCCCAACTTGCCGGATGTTGCCGCTTTTACGGGGGCGGAGTTTTCCCGGCGAGAAGGCCCCGGCTACAGCGGTTATTATGGCATTTACTATTTCAGCCGCGGCGCAAACAACCCGACTTTAACTTTTACGGCAACCGCCTCGACCGCCACGCTCGAGTGGGCTCGATTTAGCGGAGGTGTGAATTTTGGCGATAGCGGCGACGAGTACTGGGCACTGGATAACGTGGCCGTAACCCTCGTGCCAGAACCGTCCAGCGTTGCGCTGCTCGCCTCGACCTTGGTGGTATTCGGCGGAATATGCCTGCGTCGACGGCGACGCGTGGTGGTATCGTAGGGCGAAACTGGTTCGGCCAATAATAGGCTAAATATACGGCCAACGGTGCCAATACGAACGCGGCGGATCACGATCCGGCCCACAAGGCTTTCACGGCACCGGGACGGTGCCTGCTACAATTGCAGCGCGTCGCTGCAAAACTGTTTGGCGATAGAGTCGCCGCTTACAGATTGGCTCCTCCGTGAACCTCGGTCTTTCCTCCGTGACTCCGTGTTAGATGTATTTTCTAGTCTGGCTGGACAGCGCTGGTTCTGGCTTTCACGGCACCGGGACGGTGCCTGCTACACAAACCGGTGATTCTCATCATCCCGACCGTAGCCCGGTTCGATGCCCAGCCGCATTTTTAGCTCCTCGAACGCGCTGGCAAATGTATCGCTCGACGAATGGACGTGTTCCGCCTCGGTGATGAATTTCATCTGGTCGTCGCAGGGGAGACAGCGGTCCCGCAAAACCCCCTCAAACTCGCGCAACTCATGCCCATAGGCGATGATCAGCTTGTGCTCGTCGAATTGCACTTCCAGGGGGATTTGCGGATTGAGCACCGCGATCCCCGTGCAACCGTCATGCGTCAGCAATTCCTCATAATCGTACAGAATGCTTTTTAGCACCGGCAGGTCGATGTGCTCGCGATAGAGGTCGACATGTCCCCGCTGGTCGCGATTGTGGCTGGTCTCCAGGACCACATCGACCACATTTCCCAACGGATCAAGCATATCTAGAAATGTGTCAAACAGCTCGGGCAAAGTGACCGCCGCCATGAGGACCGGCACTTTGCTTTTTGACTGGTCGTCCTGGTAGCAATCATGCCGAAAACCCGCGCGCGGCACCACTTCCAGGCTATACGCCGGGCGGATCGCCTCGCTCAAAATGAATTCGCCATATTTGGCGACGTTCAAATGCGTTTCCAGCTCGGCTTCGCTCAACTGCTCAAAGCTGCTGGGCGGACGATTTCCAGTACCGTCCCGAAAGACGTTGCGGAAGAACTTCTTCAAAAACCCCATCGGCGACCTCGGCTCGCTGTCATCACATGGTGCGGATACAACCGCGGCCCTGGGTAGAGGCGCGATTGAATCGTAAAATCACGTTCTTGGCGTTTGCCGCCGCCGGTACTTCAGGGGGACCCGGCTGTTGCAAGTCACAATATTTCCTGGCAAGGCAATATTGATAGCCATCGTGTCCGCTTCGTGCGGGAACACGATGAACCTACGCTCCACTGCTACGAATCCGGCTACTCAGCCGTTCGTCATTGAAGTTTAGCACTTGGTTCGCGGACTGCCGGACCCTTTCTGGACTTTTTAACAGACTTCCACGACCGATTGCGCCACGCGTAACAATCAGGAGCACTCTGCCACAGCGGATACGCGGGGAACTTTACCCGCAAGATTGGACTGGCACGTTTTTACCCCCCAAAGGTAACGTATAACCGGCCTAGCTTGACTTCCGGCCCGTTCCCGGTTGAGTTTTCAGAAAAATTTTTCCGACGTACAGTTGGTTAATATTCCCGACCGGTCCTGTTTGCATTTTTTTGGGCCAATTTATAGCCTATAGCCTTATTTCCCATGGCTGCTTCGCCCACCACTGCTACGTTCCAGCGCCGCCATGGCCGGTTATTACGGCTATGTCAATTATGCTTGGGCGTGGTCTGGCTGGCGGGTTGTGGTCCCGGCGACACCGGGTCCAGCGCCCTGCATGACACCGAGCAAGAAACTTTGCCCCCCCGGCAAACTCAACCGCTGGCCCCGGGGCAGGCGAATCAACCACCCCGGGGGACGCCGGATGGGGCGGATATTCCAGTAGAGTTGACCGTTCCGGCAAACTCCCGGGCATCCTGGGCACAAGTCTATTTAGCGGGTCAACCGGTAGGCTACCAACAAACGGTGTGGACGGGCGGGGCATCACTGTCTGATCCTCCGCGCGAGCTACAAGAACTGCTAGTATTGGATCAACCCTTGGCCACGCGGGAATGGACCCGCGAAGTTCAAAACGAGGACGGGAAAGTAGTATCCCTGGAACTGTGGCGGCAAACACCCACCGAAAGAACCAGCATCCTCGCCAACATTCAGGCCGACCAGTGTGTCTTGCGCCATGTGATCAATGGGCAGACAGAGAACGCTACTTTTGCCTGGACCAACCTGCGTGCCGGAATCTTTGCCCTCGAACAAGAGTTAAAGCGTCAACCCCTGAAACCCGCGACAGAGCGCGTGATCCACGTCTGTGTCTTGGACAATCGGCGGCAAGTCCCGCTGGTGCTCTCGGCCCGGCCTAACTGGCATAAAGATCAAACTCAATTCCCGGGCAAACAGCTCTTGCCGGTCAATTTTTGCTGGCAGTTTGACCACCACACGGAACTTTCGGGCACGCTTTGGCAGGACGAGACCGGCGAAATTTGGCTGACTGAGTATCCGGCGGCGCAGCTTTGTTATGTCCGGGCTGATCGCCAGGCGGCGCTAGCGCCCCGCTCCCCCCTGAATTCACGGCAACTTTTACCGGAAAAGATAGTCCTGGGTAACTCTGCCGACCAGGGGCTTGATCTCGGCGACTTGCATTCCGCGAAACGGATCACGTTTTTGCTGCAACACCCCCGTCAAAATCCCGCCGACTGGGTGGCGTCCCGCCCCTGGCAAACGGTTGTTCCCGTGGACGCGCAGTCATGCCGCGTGACCGTCACTCGCTCGCGGTTGACAGATGCCGCCCCGATATCGTCCGCTTATACCGCAAGCCAGGATTCAGCCCCATACTTGGCGGCCAATCGCTGGCTAGAACTGGACGATCCGGCAATTCGCCAGCTTGCCGCTGAAATTCGTGATTCCGCCGACCAATCACCAAATATGGCACAGCGCATTGCTGCCACAGCGCAACAGCGCATCCAGCCGCTAGGAACCAATCACAACTTTTTATCCGCCGCCCAGGCCCTGCGGCAGGGGAGGGGGGACTGCTCTGAATATTCCACATTATTTGTGGCTCTGGCCCGCGCATCCGGCCTTCCCGCACGGGGATGCGTGGGCCTGGTTTGGATGCCCGGGGAACGAGCTTTTAGCTATCACATGTGGAGTGAATGTTACCAGCAAGGGGTCTGGCAGCCGCTGGATGCCTCTTTCAACCGTTCAGAACTGACGCCCGGCTATCTGCAGTTCGACCTGGATCCGCTGGCTGATAGCACCACGGAACTAACATTCTTAAAACTATTTTCTATGAAGGGACTGAAAATCACTGTGGAAAACCTGGAAAAAGTCGTGTCAAAAGACAAATAAATCTGACGTAAACTATTACGCAAAAAAGACTTGCGATTAACGCGCTATTTTTGACAAAGGAATGACAATTCCGCGACTAACATCTGACAATCAAAACTCGTCCCCTCGCTAGAATTTCGACGAGTTAACTGTTGTGCGTCCACATAAGGCGATATTTAGGCCTTTCCCCGGGCGCAACCCGACCTTTCCAGTTTGAGCTTGCAAAGGATTACCATGGCAACTAATGCCAAATTGACCCTGGCCGACGGATTGCTTGCCGCCAGTTCCGCACCCACCCAGCGTATTCCGCTGAAAAAACATAAAACTAAGCAACCAGTCACTTCCAAGACACCCCAGGCCCCGCAGGGCAAAAACCGGGGGAATCCGCAGAAACCTGGAAAACAGCAACCGAGCGAGAAATCCCCCCGGGATAAAAGTTCCCGTGACAAAGATTCCGCCCAACAAAAGCTGGATTTAATACGTCGTGCCGCCTTGGAAAAAGCGGCCCCCCTACCAAACGGCGAGCAGGTTGGCCAAACCGCCGTTGTCAAAGAGAAAAAGCCGATCCCCCCCCAGCCCACGGGTATTTATGACCCGCAAAATCCCTGGAAAAGTGGGGTGGATTGGTTCATTGTGGGCTGGATCGCGCTGGCGCATGTGGGGGCATTGGCGGCTCCATTTGTGTTTACCTGGCATGCCTTGATTTATACCGCGATCACCATTTGGTTTACCGCGTCCATTGGTATTTGCCTGGGATATCACCGGCTGCTGACGCACAACAGTTTTAAGACCTATCGGCCCATTCGTTGGTTTCTGGCGCTCTTAGGCAGTTTGACGGGTGAAGGCTCCGCCATGAATTGGGTGGCGAATCACCGGATGCACCACCAACATAGTGACAAGGATGGCGACCCGCATTCGCCGCGGCATGGGGGATTGTGGTCGCACATGCTGTGGTTTATGCCGCATCAGGGGGCCGTCTGGCAAAAGGCGATGTACGAGCACTACATCCCGGATATGTACCGCGATCCGGTCATGCGTTTTTTAGACAAGACATTTTTGTTGTGGCACTTTGTCGTGGGCTTTGGAACGCTGTTCGGCGCGTACGCCATTTATCAAGATTGGTACACGGCGTGGTCCTTTGTGGTGTGGGGCGTGTTTGTGCGGATGGTGTATACCATGCACATCACCTGGTTTGTCAACTCTGCCACGCACACCTGGGGATACCGCAACTACGAAACCACCGACGACAGCACCAATCTGTGGTGGGTGGGATTGGCCGCCTTTGGCGAGGGGTGGCATAACAACCACCATGCCTACCAAACGATGGCCAAACATGGCCACAAATGGTGGGAAGTCGACGTGACGTACTGGGCGATTTTGGCCATGGAAAAGTGTGGTCTGGCCTGGAACGTGGTAAAGGATAGGCCGAATCACAAGCCGGCGTAGAGGGGGTGGGTAGTTCGGCTGTTCGATTGCGGGCCAAGGGCGTTTGCTCCTTGCGAACCTATGTCCCGACCTATCTCAGCCGTGCTTTTTTTGAATTGGGGCAAAAGCAGGGTCGGCCGTAATAGGACGCTGATAAACGCGGATGAAGACGGATTTACACGAATGAAGATTTGGGGATGCGATTGAATTTATTTGAACACACATAATACCGATTGAGCTAATTTTCACAGATCGGATTTAAAGTTAAACGTAAAATTTTTTGGTAGTGTGTGAAGTGTAATCGTCGTGACTTTGTATCCTACAAACATCGTTATTCTAATTTAAAAACGGCACGCGTACTATTACAAGGTTGATTCATAAAAAAATCAATCTTTGGTCGCTGATGTCTTAGTACCACTGTTTATTCCTTTTCCATGCCTCTCTTGCATTGGCTAGCCTGGAGCGGATACGTGGTATTGTTTGCCTGTATGGCGGGCGGATTAACTCTCGCATCGTTTTATTTGCGTCCCGCGAACCACCGCGCGCTGTTGACCGCCTGGGTGAGCCTCTTGACGGGGGCGGTCTTTTTGGCCCTGCGAATCAGCCAGTGGCTCGTAGCGGAATTATTGCCCACGATGATTGCCCTGGGAATCGTGGCGCTAGTATTGTTGAGCGCTGGTGTGAATGCCGCGTATGAGCAGGGGCGCCGGTCGGCTAGTGACGACGCGCCAAAGGTATAACCATACTGGTTTTTCGAGGAGCGCTCCCAGGCGAATCTGCTAATCGGGATTGTGCATCGCCGCATGAATTTGTGGATTATGGCTCTAGCACGCCATAGTCCTCGTCCTGCAATTCTCGATTAATCGCAGCCGCG
The nucleotide sequence above comes from Pirellulales bacterium. Encoded proteins:
- a CDS encoding TfoX/Sxy family protein translates to MPPLDDRIAEVLARLRLLPRVTVRKMFGGAGLYCQGVIFGLIADGRLYFRVDEESRGPYEAAGMSFFVPWPEKVINDKPQHAMRSYYEVPPRIERSPEELCQWASTALAIAQKNSKVRKKSTPKRKNANNSSRTTKRKSSTKQKSLSKRKSQLPMQIKSQPRKRPGLE
- a CDS encoding fatty acid desaturase translates to MATNAKLTLADGLLAASSAPTQRIPLKKHKTKQPVTSKTPQAPQGKNRGNPQKPGKQQPSEKSPRDKSSRDKDSAQQKLDLIRRAALEKAAPLPNGEQVGQTAVVKEKKPIPPQPTGIYDPQNPWKSGVDWFIVGWIALAHVGALAAPFVFTWHALIYTAITIWFTASIGICLGYHRLLTHNSFKTYRPIRWFLALLGSLTGEGSAMNWVANHRMHHQHSDKDGDPHSPRHGGLWSHMLWFMPHQGAVWQKAMYEHYIPDMYRDPVMRFLDKTFLLWHFVVGFGTLFGAYAIYQDWYTAWSFVVWGVFVRMVYTMHITWFVNSATHTWGYRNYETTDDSTNLWWVGLAAFGEGWHNNHHAYQTMAKHGHKWWEVDVTYWAILAMEKCGLAWNVVKDRPNHKPA
- a CDS encoding transglutaminase-like domain-containing protein, with translation MAASPTTATFQRRHGRLLRLCQLCLGVVWLAGCGPGDTGSSALHDTEQETLPPRQTQPLAPGQANQPPRGTPDGADIPVELTVPANSRASWAQVYLAGQPVGYQQTVWTGGASLSDPPRELQELLVLDQPLATREWTREVQNEDGKVVSLELWRQTPTERTSILANIQADQCVLRHVINGQTENATFAWTNLRAGIFALEQELKRQPLKPATERVIHVCVLDNRRQVPLVLSARPNWHKDQTQFPGKQLLPVNFCWQFDHHTELSGTLWQDETGEIWLTEYPAAQLCYVRADRQAALAPRSPLNSRQLLPEKIVLGNSADQGLDLGDLHSAKRITFLLQHPRQNPADWVASRPWQTVVPVDAQSCRVTVTRSRLTDAAPISSAYTASQDSAPYLAANRWLELDDPAIRQLAAEIRDSADQSPNMAQRIAATAQQRIQPLGTNHNFLSAAQALRQGRGDCSEYSTLFVALARASGLPARGCVGLVWMPGERAFSYHMWSECYQQGVWQPLDASFNRSELTPGYLQFDLDPLADSTTELTFLKLFSMKGLKITVENLEKVVSKDK
- a CDS encoding PEP-CTERM sorting domain-containing protein (PEP-CTERM proteins occur, often in large numbers, in the proteomes of bacteria that also encode an exosortase, a predicted intramembrane cysteine proteinase. The presence of a PEP-CTERM domain at a protein's C-terminus predicts cleavage within the sorting domain, followed by covalent anchoring to some some component of the (usually Gram-negative) cell surface. Many PEP-CTERM proteins exhibit an unusual sequence composition that includes large numbers of potential glycosylation sites. Expression of one such protein has been shown restore the ability of a bacterium to form floc, a type of biofilm.), which produces MNRSFAIVLWCWTTFMVAPLWLASSRPANASLVYSNDFESNTTGFTNAGVLPALTRTNLPTDGGGLASPNQSQWLGRLGHNIAKSTANKEIVNLSVAGLTPGQSYIVAFDLLIGASWDGAANGYGTDAWYFSVNGTRLVDTMFSNGDQGRDYGAYSPQRYSDTHFADPNLPDVAAFTGAEFSRREGPGYSGYYGIYYFSRGANNPTLTFTATASTATLEWARFSGGVNFGDSGDEYWALDNVAVTLVPEPSSVALLASTLVVFGGICLRRRRRVVVS
- a CDS encoding helix-turn-helix transcriptional regulator, whose protein sequence is MPTVTPLGDKLRHLRVAHGLKQLELALRAGVSERTVRSAEKGVPIRYDLLEFLAIALGVPLHEVSVPSSELNELLRWRKNCQILMDSAKEALLERKPTILLDVAHPNLAIYYFGALRRVESINEMLGEYHGRDGIHQFIENADRFWEKSQTGLITMESPAGSGDTVQLGGYHEFLQDDGQSIWGRYSLIADFDGGALRSLQGIMVPGTPQQ